One window of Magallana gigas chromosome 2, xbMagGiga1.1, whole genome shotgun sequence genomic DNA carries:
- the LOC105321009 gene encoding uncharacterized protein isoform X2 produces MNVYVSFIWLAIVNAQDSSLSLSSDGSTVIMSAPVSTTSTPVAASSSPIISTSSLVATTSMPFIFTSAPVATTSMPAIFTSAPVATTSMPDIFTSAPVATTSMPDIFTSAPVATTSMPVIFTSASVATTGMPVITTSAPVATTRMPVITTSEPVATTGMPVITTSAPVATTRMPVITTSEPVATTGMPVITTSAPIATTRMPVITTSEPVATTSSLTVASSSPIISTSAPAESTSASIAPSSTTVVTASTAPGSGGESGASALVLSNYVFVLTVIGMCVMLLVDL; encoded by the exons atGAATGTGTACGTTTCTTTCATTTGGCTGGCAATTGTCAATGCGCAAG ATTCTTCTTTGAGTTTAAGTTCTGATGGATCAACTGTTATTATGAGTGCACCAGTTTCAACAACAAGCACTCCAGTTGCTGCCTCCAGTTCGCCGATCATTTCCACTAGTTCACTAGTTGCTACCACCAGTATGCCATTTATTTTCACGAGTGCACCTGTTGCTACCACCAGTATGCCAGCTATTTTCACGAGTGCACCAGTTGCCACCACAAGTATGCCAGATATTTTCACGAGTGCACCAGTTGCCACCACAAGTATGCCAGATATTTTTACGAGTGCACCAGTTGCCACCACAAGTATGCCAGTTATTTTCACGAGTGCATCAGTTGCCACCACCGGTATGCCGGTTATTACCACGAGTGCACCAGTTGCTACCACCAGAATGCCAGTTATTACAACGAGTGAACCAGTTGCTACCACCGGTATGCCAGTTATTACCACGAGTGCGCCAGTTGCTACCACCAGAATGCCAGTTATTACAACGAGTGAACCAGTTGCTACCACCGGTATGCCAGTTATTACCACAAGTGCGCCAATTGCTACCACCAGAATGCCAGTTATTACAACGAGTGAACCAGTTGCTACCACTAGCAGTCTAACGGTAGCCTCTAGTTCGCCTATTATATCTACCAGTGCACCGGCTGAGTCGACTAGTGCGTCGATTGCTCCTTCTAGTACGACGGTTGTTACTGCAAGTACTGCGCCGGGAAGTGGAGGAGAGAGCGGAGCCAGTGCTTTGGTGTTAAGCAACTACGTGTTTGTCCTGACTGTAATCGGCATGTGTGTGATGCTGTTAGTAGACCTCTGA
- the LOC105321009 gene encoding uncharacterized protein isoform X1 has product MANVDVVYSMNVYVSFIWLAIVNAQDSSLSLSSDGSTVIMSAPVSTTSTPVAASSSPIISTSSLVATTSMPFIFTSAPVATTSMPAIFTSAPVATTSMPDIFTSAPVATTSMPDIFTSAPVATTSMPVIFTSASVATTGMPVITTSAPVATTRMPVITTSEPVATTGMPVITTSAPVATTRMPVITTSEPVATTGMPVITTSAPIATTRMPVITTSEPVATTSSLTVASSSPIISTSAPAESTSASIAPSSTTVVTASTAPGSGGESGASALVLSNYVFVLTVIGMCVMLLVDL; this is encoded by the exons atggcgaatgtagacgTTGTCTAttcc atGAATGTGTACGTTTCTTTCATTTGGCTGGCAATTGTCAATGCGCAAG ATTCTTCTTTGAGTTTAAGTTCTGATGGATCAACTGTTATTATGAGTGCACCAGTTTCAACAACAAGCACTCCAGTTGCTGCCTCCAGTTCGCCGATCATTTCCACTAGTTCACTAGTTGCTACCACCAGTATGCCATTTATTTTCACGAGTGCACCTGTTGCTACCACCAGTATGCCAGCTATTTTCACGAGTGCACCAGTTGCCACCACAAGTATGCCAGATATTTTCACGAGTGCACCAGTTGCCACCACAAGTATGCCAGATATTTTTACGAGTGCACCAGTTGCCACCACAAGTATGCCAGTTATTTTCACGAGTGCATCAGTTGCCACCACCGGTATGCCGGTTATTACCACGAGTGCACCAGTTGCTACCACCAGAATGCCAGTTATTACAACGAGTGAACCAGTTGCTACCACCGGTATGCCAGTTATTACCACGAGTGCGCCAGTTGCTACCACCAGAATGCCAGTTATTACAACGAGTGAACCAGTTGCTACCACCGGTATGCCAGTTATTACCACAAGTGCGCCAATTGCTACCACCAGAATGCCAGTTATTACAACGAGTGAACCAGTTGCTACCACTAGCAGTCTAACGGTAGCCTCTAGTTCGCCTATTATATCTACCAGTGCACCGGCTGAGTCGACTAGTGCGTCGATTGCTCCTTCTAGTACGACGGTTGTTACTGCAAGTACTGCGCCGGGAAGTGGAGGAGAGAGCGGAGCCAGTGCTTTGGTGTTAAGCAACTACGTGTTTGTCCTGACTGTAATCGGCATGTGTGTGATGCTGTTAGTAGACCTCTGA